GCGACCGGCCCGTCACCGGCGTGGTCATCACGCACTCGCACCTCGACCACTTCGGCGGCATCCTCGGGGTCCTCGACCAGGACGCGGACGTGCCGGTCGTCGCCCCGGCCGGGTATCTGGAGCACGCCGTGGCGGAGAACGTCTACGCCGGCACCGCGATGCTGCGCCGCGGCTTCTACTACGGCGGCATGAACCTGGAGCGCGGCCCCACCGGGCTGGTCGGCACGGGGCTGGGCTTCACCGCCTCCACCGGTACGCCCGCGCTGCTGCCCGCCACGACGGACATCACCCACACCGGGCAGACCGAGACCGTCGACGGGGTGCGGTTCGTCTTCCAGATGACGCCGGGCACCGGGGCGCCGTCGGAGATGAACTTCCTGCTGCCCGACCACCGCGCGCTGTGCATGGCCGAGAACGCCACCCACAACCTGCACAACATCCTGACCCTGCGCGGCGCCGTGGTCCGCGACGCCCGGGTGTGGGCCCGTTATCTGGACGAGGCGCTACGGCTCTTCGCCGCCGGCGCCGACGTGCTGTTCGCCTCCCACCACTGGCCGACCTGGGGGCAGCAGGCGATGCGCGACTTCCTGACCGAGCAGCGGGACCTGTACGCGTATCTCCACGACCAGACCCTGCGGCTGGCCAACCAGGGCTGCACCGGCACCGAGATCGCCGAGATCATCGAGATGCCGCCGTCGCTCGCCGCCGCCTGGCACACGCACGGCTATCACGGCACCGTCAGCCACAACGTCAAGGCCATCTACCAGCGCTATCTCGGCTGGTACGACGGCCATCCCGCCTCGTTGTGGGAGCACCCGCCGGCCGAGACCGCGAAGCGCTACGCCGAGTGCATGGGCGGCGTCGACGCCCTGGTGGCCAAGGCGAGCGCGTACGCCGAGGACGGCGATCTGCGCTTCGCCGCGCAGCTCCTCAAGCACGCGGTGTTCGCCGACCCCGACCACACCGGCGCCAGGAATACGCTCGCCGGCGTCTTCGAACGGCTCGGCCACGGCGCCGAGTGCGCGACCTGGCGCAACTGCTATCTCGTCGGCGCCCGGGAGCTCCGCGAAGGCGTCGGCCGGACCGATATCGCCGCGAGCAGCCTGATGGCCGCGCTCAGCGTGGAGCAGCTCCTCGACTCCGTCGCCATCGTCGTCGACGGCCCCCGGGCGTGGGACCTCCACCTCACCCTGGACTGGCACGTCACCGACCTCGGCGAGCACCACCGCGCCACGCTCTCGCACGGCGCCTTCACCCACCACCGCCTCGACGGCCATGCCGCGGAGCCGGCGGACGTGTCGCTGACGCTGACCAAGGCCCAGTTGCCCGCGCTGCTGGCGGGTGGGGATCCGGAGGACATCGAGCACACGGGCGACCTGGGCGTGCTGCGCACCCTGCTGTCCGTCCTCGATGAGCCCGACCCGGACTTCGCCGTCGTCACCCCCTGAGGTCGTGCGGGATCAGCCCGCGGGCGGCGGGCCCCAGCCGCCGTGCGGCTGCTGCGGGGGCGGCGGGGCGCCGTAGGGCTGCTGTGCCGGGTACGCCGGGGGCTGCTGCGCGGCGTGCCGGGTCGAACCGCCGGGGCCGCGGTCCAGTACACCGCAGGCCACCGCGCCGATCATGAGGCCGATGCCCAGGTACGAGCTGGACTCGCGGATCTGCTGGAACTCGATGCTCTCCACGTCAGAGCGCTCCGCGATCATCGGCATCGCGAATCCCTGCACGAGGAAGTACAGGCCACAGACGAACAGCAGCCATCCGAAGATTTTCATACGCGGCACCCTACGTCGGGCACGTGCGAAACCAGGCCGGATTCCGCTTCCCGAAGTCCACGCGGCCACACGGGCGTTCAGGCTATGTCGCCCGCCCAGACCCAGCGCCCCGGAGAGCCGGGCGCGGGGGCGTACGTGGCGCGGCCGCCGGCGCCGAAGCGGCCCAGCTCGGTGGGCAGGGCCGCGCCCGCGGCGGTCTCCGCCGCGGTCCACCCTGTGATGTCGAGCAGCAGCCCGTCCAGAGGGCCGCCGACCAGCTCCGCGTAGTCCCTGCCCGGCCGCGGCCCCGGGTGCGGATCGTCGTGTTCCGTGCCGTACACCCGGCCGCGCAGCAGCTCCTCGTCCCTGTCCATGACCCCAGCCTCTCAGCCGCCACTGACAGTCCGCCCCGGCCGGGCCACCCGGGGCCGCGCGGTGCCGGGGAGCGGCCCGTATGCTGCTCGCATGGCATGCCGCATCACCGAACTGGTCATCGACACCGCCGCCCCCGAGCGGCTCGCCGCGTTCTGGAGCGACGTCCTCGGTTACGTCGAGCTCGGCAGGGAGGACGACGGCACCATCGAGATCGGGCCGCCCGACGCCGGCTTCGGCGGCCTCCAGCCCACGCTCGTGCTGAGCGCGAGCAGCGAGCCGCGCAAGGGGAAGCTGCCCCTGCACATCGACGTCAACGCCACCGACCGCGACCAGGATGCGGAGCTGGAGCGGCTGCTGGCGCTCGGGGCCAGGCACGTCGACATCGGTCAGACGGGCGAGGAGAGCTGGTACCCGCTCGCCGACCCCGAGGGCAACGAGTTCTGCCTGCTGCGCTCCCGGGTGCGGCCCGTGGGCTGACGCCCTCCGTGCCGCTTCTGCCGTCAGGCGTCGAAGCGGCTGCGCGCGTCCTCGATGTGGCCCAGGTACTGCTGGGTCCAGCCGCACATGGCGTCGACCGTGGCCCGCAGGGCACGGCCCGGCTCGGTGAGGGTGTACTCGACCCGCGGCGGGACCGTGGGGTAGACCTTCCGGTCGACCAGGCCGTCCCGTTCCAGCGTGCGCAGGTTCTGGGTGAGCATCTTGTGGCTGACGCCGTCGACCTCGTTGCGCAGCTCGCCGAAGCGCAGGGTGCGCTCGCCGAGCGCCTCGATGATCAGCAGCGCCCACTTGTTGGCCACGTCGGAGAAGATCTCCCGGGCCAGGGAGTCCGCGCGCCTGAGGTCCGCGTCCCCGGGCAGGCCCCCGCTTTCGTGCTTGGTCACCATCTGGTTCCTCAGTTACCGAAAAGTGCGTTCTTCCAGGTCAACGCTCACTCTCTTACAGTTTCCGAGTAACCACAAGAGAGCACAGGGAAGGACCCTCACCATGGCCACCACCGACGCCTTCCACCACGGCGTGGCAGCCGAGAACGACTTCGGCTACGCCCAGGCGATCAGGTCCGGCGAGCTGATCCACGTCTCCGGGCAGGTCGCCTTCGACGAGGCGGGCGAGTTCGCGCACGCGGACGACTGCGCCGCGCAGCTCACGCTGACGTACGCCAACCTCGACAAAGTCCTGGAGCACTACGGCGCCACCCGCAACCAGATCGTCTCGCAGACCGTGTACGGCGTGCGCCTCCAGCAGAACGCCGAGGCGATCTCGGCCGGCAACCTGGCCTACTTCGGCGCCCACCGCCCCGCCAGCACCGTCGTCGGCGTGACCGAGCTGGCCTTCCCCGGCCAGCTCGTCGAGATCGCCGTCGTCGTGTACACCCGGCTGCCCGCCTGAGCGACCCGTCTCACATCCGTTCCGCGCCTGCCCTGATGGCCTCGCGGATACGGACGTAGGTGCCGCAGCGGCAGATGTTGCGCAGGCCGTCGAGGTCGTCGTCGGTGATCTCGCGGCCCTCGGCTGCCACGCGGCGCACCAGGGCGACGGCGGCCATGATCTGGCCGGGCTGGCAGTAGCCGCACTGGACGACGTCGTGGTCGAGCCACGCCTGCTGCATGGGGTGCAGCTCGTCGTCGAAGGTGTCCGCGAGGCCCTCGATGGTGGTGACCTCGTCGGCCGGGCGGAGTTCGCCGACGGGGATCGCGCAGGGGTTGACCGCCTTGCCGTTGAGGTGGCTGGTGCACGCCTTGCAGACGTTGATGCCGCAGCCGTACTTCGGCCCGGTGATGCCGAGGATGTCGCGCAGCACCCACAGCAGACGCTCGTCGTCGGCAGCGTCGACGGTGACCTGCTCGCCGTTGACGCGGAAGGTGTGCTCGGGCACGGGGGTCTCCTTGCCTCAGCGAGCCTGGTCCAGGCCGTCGGTCGGGGACGCGGGGATGGGCGGGACGGTCGGCTTGGGCTCGAAGGAGAGCGTGCCGTGGTTGATCGGGAAGACGGTCGGCATCGTCCCGGTCGCCCGCCCGTACGCGCACGCCACCGCGGCCATCGACGCGGCGACGCCCAACTCCCCCGCACCGCCGGGCTCGTCGGAGGTGTCGGGCATGACGATGATCTCCAGCTCGGGCGGGGTGTTCCACTGCCGGGTGTAGAAGTAGTTGTCCCAGCTCGCCTCCAGGAAGTGCCCGTCCCGCAGGTGGAGACTGGAGGTCAGCGTCTGGGCGATGCCGTCCATGAGGCAGCCCATCATCTGGGCCTGGAGCCCGCGCGGGTTGACCGTGAGGCCGACGTCGACGGCGAAGACGGCCCTGGTGACGCGGGGGCCCGCGACGCCGTCGCGGATGGGGCGGTTCACGGTCCCGGGGCGGCAGTCGATCTCCACGAGGGCGGCGCTGACCGACTTGTACTCGGAGTGGAAGGCGATGCCCTGCGCGGTGCCCTCGGGCATCTGCCGCCCCCAGTCGCCGGCTTCCGCGGCCTTCGCCAGGACCGCGCGGGAGCGTGCGTCGCGCAGGAAGTCGCGGCGGAAGCCGTACGGGTCCTTGCCCATCTTCACGGCGAGCCGGTCCACGACCAGTTCCCGGGCGCAGACGACGTCCGGCGAGTAGACGTTGCGCATGCTGCCGGTGTTGAAGCCCTTGTCGGTCTCGTTGAGGAGCCGGGTGGCCGGCCCGAACTCGTACGGCATGGACTGGGTGAGGTGGAAGAAGGTCTGGGAGAAGCCGATGTCGCCGACCGGCAGCCGCGCGGCCATGGCGGTGAACAGCTCGCCGAGCCCGTGGCCGAAGTCGGTGGCGACGCTGGTGTGCCGCTGCCTGAAGCCGAGGACGGCGCCGCCGGCGTAGTCGGCGCGCACCCGGGAGGTGGCCATCGGGTGCGTACGGCCCTGGCGGGCGTCGTCGGCGCGGTGCCACATGAGCTTGACGGGCTTGCCGATTCTGCGGGAGACCTCGACGGCTTCCAGCGCGGCGTCGAAGAACAGCTTGCGGCCGAAGGAGCCGCCGCCCTGGACGACGTGGACGGTGACGCGGCCGAGGGGCAGGCCGAGCCTGGCGGCGATGGCCTCCTTGGCGACGACCGGCGACTTGAGCGCCGACCAGACCTCGGCGCGGTCGGGACGTACGTCGGCGATGGCGCAGTTGGGTTCGAGCGCGCTGTTGCTGCGGAAGTGGAAGGTGAACTTGCCCTCCACGTGGGGCGTGAGCGGGGGCAGCCCCATCGGCGGCTCGGCGGCGGCGAGTTCACGGAGCACGGTCTCGTCGGACTTGCCCTCGGCGGTGCCGGGCAGCCAGTCGACGCGCAGGGCTCGTACGGCATCGATGCACTGGCCGAAGGTCGCGGCGCGTACGGCCACGCCGGTATCGATCGGCACGACGTCCGTGACGCCCGGCATGGCGGCGACCTCGGCGAGGTTGGCCACAGCGCCCGGTTTGCCGTTGATGGTCGGCGGGCGGCAGACCATCGTGGGCTTCGCGCCGGGGACGTCGAGGTCCATCGCGAACTTCTTGCGGCCGGTGACCGCGTCCAGCGCGTCGATACGGTTGTGGGGCCTGCCGATGACCGTGAAGTCCTCGCGGGCGGTGAGCCGGACCTCGACGGGCTCGGAGCGGGTGGCGGCGGCCTTGGGGGCGAGGGCGCCGATGCCGACGGCGGCGCCGGAGCGGTCGTGGACGGTGCCGTCGCGCAGGGTCAGGTGCCCGACGGGCGCGCCGAGTTCGGCCGCGGCGGCGGTGAGCAGCCGGTGGCGGGCGACGGCGGCGGCGACACGGATGGGGGTGTACGTGGCGATGGTGGTGTTGGAGGCGCCGGTGAGCTGGTTGAAGAGCAGCTCGGGGCGGGCCTCGGCCAGCGTGACCCGTACCCGCTCGGGCGGCACCGCGAGTTCCTCGGCGACGAGCATGGCGGTGGAGGTGGTGATGCCCTGTCCGACCTCGGCGCGGGGCAGGGCGAAGGAGACGGTGCCGTCGGCTTCGATCTCGACGGTGATGAGGCCGGAGGTGGGCAGCGCGGCGGCGGTCATGACGTCGTTGAGGTCGAGGAGTTCGGTGAGGTCCGGCACGGCGGGGGCGGCACCGGCCGCGGGGGCGGGCGCGAGTGGGGCGGCGGCCACGAGGGTGGGGGCGGCCAGCACGTAGCCGAGGAACCTTCGCCGGCCCGGTCCTTCGTACGGCCGTGCGCCGTTCGGTCCGGTCATCGTCCGGCTCCTTCCGCCCGGTTGCCCTGGGGTGCCGCCGCCGCGGGCTACGGGCCCGTGGAAGAGGAGTACCAGAACGTACCGGCCGGGGCGATGCCCGGCACAGAAGAGATCCGGCCCCGCGCGGTCGGTCGCCGCCCGGTCGCCCGCTGAGGGCGCGCACAGCATCGTCGCGGACAGGCCCTGCTTTCCCGGGCGCGGTGGAGTCGGCGCCGGGGCGGAGGGCGGGCTCCTGGCGCGTACATCCGGCCGGTGACCGGCTACGGCGCCCGGGCTGCCGGCGTCAGGCCGCGGCGGCGCCCGGGCTCTGCGCGCTCCTCGCGGCTGCCCGTTCCGCAGGGCCGGCTGCCGCTGTCCGTACGGAGGACTCATCCGCATGACGCCGCGGTCCGTCCCCGGCCGCCTGTTCTGCGCCGGGCAGCAGTGCGCGCAGGTCGCCGAACCAGGCGTCCATGTCCTCCGCGCGCAGCAGCCCGGTGCCGATCAGCAGACCGCGGAAGCCGGCCGCGAGCAGCCCGGCGGCCTTCTCGGGGGTGGCGATGCCGCTCGCGCTGACGGCCAGCCCCGCGCCGGCGGCCCGGACGCGCGGCAGCAGGTCGTGGCTGCGGCCCAGGTCGGGCTCGTCGCTCTCGCGTCCGCGGACATCCTTGTTGTTCACGGCCACGACGCACGCCTCGGGCCGGGTGAGCGCGGACAGTTCGGCGCCGGAGGTGATCTCGACGAACGGCGTGACGCCGTGGGCCAGGCAGGCGTCGATCAGCACCCCCATGAGCCGGTGCGGCAGGATCGTGGCGGTGAGCAGCACGGCCGCCGCACCCGCCTCGGCGGCTTGCCTGATCTGCTTCTCCTTGGTGAAGAAGTCCTTGACGAGGACCGGCAGCGAGGTCGCCGCGACCACCTCGTCCAGGAGCCGGGCCGTGCCGCCGAACCACGAGCCGGTGAGGACGGAGAGCGCGGGCGCACCCAACTCCTCGTAGCGACGCACCAGATCGCCGGCGGTACGGCCCTGCATCAGGTTCTCACCGCCCGCCCTGCACTGCTTGATCTCCATGATCACGGGTAGGTCGGCCACAGCGAGCGCGTCACCGAAGCGCTGGTCCGTCGCCTTCACGGGGGTGCTCTCAGCCGGAAAGGTCATGCCGTTCCTCCTGCTTGACTGGTCGCCGCACCCGGTCCCGGGCGCGGCGATCGGCGCCGACGAGCGCCGGCGAGGGGTGTCCTGCGGCGGCTTCGATGCCGCCGTGGTGCTCCGCGGTGATGCCGCACACCTTGATCCACGCGCGACTTCAGCCCTTCCGCGCGCCGGCGTCGGCGTGCAGCGAGCCGGTGACCAGCCGGGTGCTCGTGGGGTCCGCGAAGATGCCGGGGTGCCCTGCGCGCATCCCGTCGAGAACCCGCTCGTACGGCAGGTCGTCGAACTCGCCGTGCTCGCGGACGACTTCCATGTGGCGGGTCCCGTCGTCGCCGTACAGATGGTGGACGCTGTCGGCTCGGCCGTCGAAGTCGAGGGGGCGCATGCCGTACAGGCGGCAGAGCAGCCGGTTGAAGACGGGGGTCGCGCGCACCCATCTGCCGTCGAGGTGGACGGTGGTGAAGGTGTGGTAGCGGAAGGTATCGCCGCCGCTGAGCTTGCGCAGCGCGGGTGACGGCAGGTGGTTGCGCACGTCGGTGAGCACGAGCCGCGCGGGGATGCCGGCGGCGCGCAGGGCGGCGGCGTAGAGCACGGACTTGTGGATGCACACGCCCTTGCCGGTACGGGCCACCTGCCCGGCGGTGACGCCGGTGCGGGACAGGTCCGCGCCGTAGACCTCGTAGTCGATGCCGTCGCGCACCGCGTAGTAGAGGCGTACGGCCGCGTCCCTGCTGCCGAGCCCGTCCCGGGGCAGCACGCGGCGGACGAAGGCGCGGATGTCGGGGTCGCCGGAGTTCAGGAACTCGGTGGGGGCGAGGGCGCTTTCCAGGCCCGTGGTCGTCGTCATCGGTGTCCTCCCGCGTCAGGCGGCGCGCCCCAGGCCGAGCGTCGCGGCTATGTGGTGGTACTGGGTCTCCGCGGTGCCGGAGTGGAAGGTCACGGCGGGGGCGCTGCGCAGTTCCTCTTCGAGGCCGTATTCGGCCATGGCGGAGTCGAGGGCGGCGCGGCCCGCGACGAGCCGTACGGCGGCGCCGTCGCGCACCGCGTCCTCGGCGGCGTGGAACGTCTCGGCCAGGCTCTGGTCCGCGCCCGCGGCGAGAGCGGCGACGGCGGCGTTGAGGCAGACGGTCTCCCGCGCGGCAGCCGGGCCCTCACCGCGCAGCAACGCGCGCAGGTGCGTCTCGGCCGGCTCGCCGGGGCCGGCGGGGCGTAGGTCGGCGAGGGTGCCGGTGTGCGGGTGGCCGCCGCTGGCGAAGCCGGGCGCGCTCGTCGTCTCGGACCGGTTCGGGCCGGGGCGTACGGCGTTGGCGGCGAAGCTCAGCAGATCGCCGGTGCCGAGGCCGTTGCGGGTGAGCCAGAGCGCGCGGTGCGGACGGCTGTCGGCGATCCGGGCGGCGACGGCGTACAGGCCGGGATCGGTGGGCCGCTCCAGGGTGCCGAGGGAGCCGGAGCGGCGGGTGGAGTCGTGCGAGCTGGTCTTGACGACGCGGATGCCCATGGCCGCGGCGAGCAGCGCCGCGGCGGTGGTGACGTCGAAGGTAGCCGGGCCGTCCACTGGGCGGCGGGCGGCGAGGGCGGGCAGCACGTCGACGGGCACGGTCAGCGGGCCTTCACCGTCGGGCGGCAGATGCCGCGAAGCCGTCGATCGACGTGATGGTGCGGACGTCGTCCGGGAGGAGGTCCGTGGCGTCGATGCGGGGCATGCGTCGTTCCTTCCTCGTACGGGACCCGCGGTCAGAGGCTGTTCGCCACGCTGCGCCGGTCGATCTTCCCGGTGGCGGTGCGCGGCAGCGGCGCGTCGACGAACTCGATGCCGCTGGGTATGCCGGCGCGCGGCAGCTCCGCGGCGACGTGCTCGCGCAGCCGCAGGCTGTTGAGCATCGACCCGGCGGCGCGGTGCACGACGGCGTGCAGCCGTCTGCCGGTGCGCTCGTCGGGCAGGGCGAAGACCACGGCGTCCGCCACCTCGGGATGGGAGCGCAGCGCGCCTTCGACGGCGGCGGTGTTGATGCAGATGCCGTGGATCTTGACGAGGAAGTCGCTGCGGCCGTCGAGGGTGAGTGCGCCGTCGGGGTGGCGGGTCACGAGGTCCCCGGTGCGGTAGTACGGGCCGGGGGTCACGCCGTCGGGATGGCCGACGAACGACTTGGCGTGCTGCGCCGGGTCGAGGTAACCGCTGGTCTGGAAGGGGGAGGTGACGATCAGCTCGCCATGCCCCGGGCCTTCGAGGACGGTGCCGTCGTCGGTGACGATGTCCGCGGCGACCCCTTCGACGGGGCGGCCGATCGGCACGGCGCCGTAGCGGCCGAGGTCGCCGTCGGGTTCCATCTCGTGGACGAAGGTGTCGTTGGTCTCCGTACAGCCGTAGACGTTGTGCATACGCGCCCGGGGGAAGAGGACGGGCAGCGCGGCGAGTCCTGCGGAGGACAGCGAATCGCCTGTCACGAGGACGTCGGCGACCGAGGAGAACTCGTCGCCGCCGGGGTGCCTTTCGGTTGCGGCGAGGAGCTGGAAGAGCATCGGCACGCCCTGGACCACGTGCACCGGGCACTGCCGCAGCAACGTGCGC
The Streptomyces sp. CNQ-509 DNA segment above includes these coding regions:
- a CDS encoding VOC family protein — translated: MACRITELVIDTAAPERLAAFWSDVLGYVELGREDDGTIEIGPPDAGFGGLQPTLVLSASSEPRKGKLPLHIDVNATDRDQDAELERLLALGARHVDIGQTGEESWYPLADPEGNEFCLLRSRVRPVG
- a CDS encoding transglutaminase family protein, which translates into the protein MTTTTGLESALAPTEFLNSGDPDIRAFVRRVLPRDGLGSRDAAVRLYYAVRDGIDYEVYGADLSRTGVTAGQVARTGKGVCIHKSVLYAAALRAAGIPARLVLTDVRNHLPSPALRKLSGGDTFRYHTFTTVHLDGRWVRATPVFNRLLCRLYGMRPLDFDGRADSVHHLYGDDGTRHMEVVREHGEFDDLPYERVLDGMRAGHPGIFADPTSTRLVTGSLHADAGARKG
- a CDS encoding (2Fe-2S)-binding protein; translation: MPEHTFRVNGEQVTVDAADDERLLWVLRDILGITGPKYGCGINVCKACTSHLNGKAVNPCAIPVGELRPADEVTTIEGLADTFDDELHPMQQAWLDHDVVQCGYCQPGQIMAAVALVRRVAAEGREITDDDLDGLRNICRCGTYVRIREAIRAGAERM
- a CDS encoding helix-turn-helix domain-containing protein — its product is MVTKHESGGLPGDADLRRADSLAREIFSDVANKWALLIIEALGERTLRFGELRNEVDGVSHKMLTQNLRTLERDGLVDRKVYPTVPPRVEYTLTEPGRALRATVDAMCGWTQQYLGHIEDARSRFDA
- a CDS encoding Rid family hydrolase, with amino-acid sequence MATTDAFHHGVAAENDFGYAQAIRSGELIHVSGQVAFDEAGEFAHADDCAAQLTLTYANLDKVLEHYGATRNQIVSQTVYGVRLQQNAEAISAGNLAYFGAHRPASTVVGVTELAFPGQLVEIAVVVYTRLPA
- a CDS encoding molybdopterin cofactor-binding domain-containing protein, which encodes MTGPNGARPYEGPGRRRFLGYVLAAPTLVAAAPLAPAPAAGAAPAVPDLTELLDLNDVMTAAALPTSGLITVEIEADGTVSFALPRAEVGQGITTSTAMLVAEELAVPPERVRVTLAEARPELLFNQLTGASNTTIATYTPIRVAAAVARHRLLTAAAAELGAPVGHLTLRDGTVHDRSGAAVGIGALAPKAAATRSEPVEVRLTAREDFTVIGRPHNRIDALDAVTGRKKFAMDLDVPGAKPTMVCRPPTINGKPGAVANLAEVAAMPGVTDVVPIDTGVAVRAATFGQCIDAVRALRVDWLPGTAEGKSDETVLRELAAAEPPMGLPPLTPHVEGKFTFHFRSNSALEPNCAIADVRPDRAEVWSALKSPVVAKEAIAARLGLPLGRVTVHVVQGGGSFGRKLFFDAALEAVEVSRRIGKPVKLMWHRADDARQGRTHPMATSRVRADYAGGAVLGFRQRHTSVATDFGHGLGELFTAMAARLPVGDIGFSQTFFHLTQSMPYEFGPATRLLNETDKGFNTGSMRNVYSPDVVCARELVVDRLAVKMGKDPYGFRRDFLRDARSRAVLAKAAEAGDWGRQMPEGTAQGIAFHSEYKSVSAALVEIDCRPGTVNRPIRDGVAGPRVTRAVFAVDVGLTVNPRGLQAQMMGCLMDGIAQTLTSSLHLRDGHFLEASWDNYFYTRQWNTPPELEIIVMPDTSDEPGGAGELGVAASMAAVACAYGRATGTMPTVFPINHGTLSFEPKPTVPPIPASPTDGLDQAR
- a CDS encoding indole-3-glycerol-phosphate synthase, producing MTFPAESTPVKATDQRFGDALAVADLPVIMEIKQCRAGGENLMQGRTAGDLVRRYEELGAPALSVLTGSWFGGTARLLDEVVAATSLPVLVKDFFTKEKQIRQAAEAGAAAVLLTATILPHRLMGVLIDACLAHGVTPFVEITSGAELSALTRPEACVVAVNNKDVRGRESDEPDLGRSHDLLPRVRAAGAGLAVSASGIATPEKAAGLLAAGFRGLLIGTGLLRAEDMDAWFGDLRALLPGAEQAAGDGPRRHADESSVRTAAAGPAERAAARSAQSPGAAAA
- a CDS encoding AMP-binding protein, which encodes MALPLAERIATVARRHPENPALFWQGRAVSYRDLLAMARTAEKSIAALRIPEGNPVAVVAAKSPESIAVVLACMHTARPVLVPAADVTGKPLDGLLAETGALVLPEPRALTTGTAGPAVAGKPAESRVPEGTALILTTSGSTGFPKAVPLPAAAIGAFVEWAAATFRIRVGTCVLSYAPLNFDLSLFDVWTTLSHGGQVALVAQDRAARPGHLRTLLRQCPVHVVQGVPMLFQLLAATERHPGGDEFSSVADVLVTGDSLSSAGLAALPVLFPRARMHNVYGCTETNDTFVHEMEPDGDLGRYGAVPIGRPVEGVAADIVTDDGTVLEGPGHGELIVTSPFQTSGYLDPAQHAKSFVGHPDGVTPGPYYRTGDLVTRHPDGALTLDGRSDFLVKIHGICINTAAVEGALRSHPEVADAVVFALPDERTGRRLHAVVHRAAGSMLNSLRLREHVAAELPRAGIPSGIEFVDAPLPRTATGKIDRRSVANSL
- a CDS encoding alkyl/aryl-sulfatase codes for the protein MATPDPIDRGDFEAADRGFLAGPAERQVTAADGRVVGDFDDTAFLSSLPDGNHPDTVDPSLWRQAKLCARAGLYEVTEGVLQVRGYDLSNMTLIEGDQGVVVVDPLISRETAAAALALYRAQRGDRPVTGVVITHSHLDHFGGILGVLDQDADVPVVAPAGYLEHAVAENVYAGTAMLRRGFYYGGMNLERGPTGLVGTGLGFTASTGTPALLPATTDITHTGQTETVDGVRFVFQMTPGTGAPSEMNFLLPDHRALCMAENATHNLHNILTLRGAVVRDARVWARYLDEALRLFAAGADVLFASHHWPTWGQQAMRDFLTEQRDLYAYLHDQTLRLANQGCTGTEIAEIIEMPPSLAAAWHTHGYHGTVSHNVKAIYQRYLGWYDGHPASLWEHPPAETAKRYAECMGGVDALVAKASAYAEDGDLRFAAQLLKHAVFADPDHTGARNTLAGVFERLGHGAECATWRNCYLVGARELREGVGRTDIAASSLMAALSVEQLLDSVAIVVDGPRAWDLHLTLDWHVTDLGEHHRATLSHGAFTHHRLDGHAAEPADVSLTLTKAQLPALLAGGDPEDIEHTGDLGVLRTLLSVLDEPDPDFAVVTP